From a single Tachypleus tridentatus isolate NWPU-2018 chromosome 6, ASM421037v1, whole genome shotgun sequence genomic region:
- the LOC143254271 gene encoding uncharacterized protein LOC143254271 produces the protein MTHPVVVLFLVGAVSTIGSAVKVGTLHTNEVYNTMRTLTGGDILRFLIKNHVLDIFRSSDILQVLDELSKGRILWFFDNIDGNDVMRALLSIHHSSVQKSPYSTRNLDSLSGGSFGYSKRLNTISGGAFGISKRNFDEIDNVGFNGFAKRNMDEIDNTGFRGFIKRYGNANGRTKRNIHKTDHTGFNGFFKR, from the exons ATGACGCATCCAGTTGTCGTCTTATTCTTAGTAGGGGCTGTTTCTACCATTGGTTCAGCTGTAAAG GTCGGCACACTCCATACCAATGAAGTTTACAACACAATGCGTACTCTGACAGGTGGCGACATCTTGCGATTTCTGATAAAGAATCACGTATTGGATATATTTAGAAGCAGCGACATCTTGCAAGTTTTGGACGAGCTCAGCAAAGGACGAATCCTATGGTTTTTTGACAACATAGACGGAAATGACGTAATGAGGGCATTGCTGTCTATCCATCACTCTTCTGTTCAGAAATCACCTTATTCCACTAGAAATCTGGATTCCTTGAGCGGAGGATCGTTTGGTTATTCCAAGCGATTAAACACAATTAGCGGCGGCGCCTTTGGCATAAGCAAGAGAAATTTTGATGAAATAGATAACGTCGGTTTCAATGGATTCGCAAAACGCAACATGGACGAGATCGATAACACGGGATTTCGGGGATTTATAAAACGTTATGGTAACGCAAATGGACGTACGAAACGCAATATTCACAAAACGGATCACACTGGTTTCAACGGTTTCTTTAAACGTTGA